The proteins below come from a single Chryseobacterium capnotolerans genomic window:
- the recA gene encoding recombinase RecA has translation MSNIDDKKKALALVLDKLDKTYGKGTVMTLGDESIDNTVEVIPSGSLGLDIALGIGGYPKGRIIEIYGPESSGKTTLTLHAIAEAQKAGGIAAFIDAEHAFDRTYAAKLGIDLENLIISQPDNGEQALEIADNLIRSGAIDIVVIDSVAALTPKAEIEGEMGDSKMGLHARLMSQALRKLTATISRTKCTVIFINQLREKIGVMFGNPETTTGGNALKFYASVRIDIRKASAPIKQGDEAIGSRVKVKIVKNKVAPPFKQAEFDIMYGEGVSKVGEILDTAVDMGIVKKSGSWFSYEESKLGQGRDAVKDVLKDNPELAEELENKIKEELKNK, from the coding sequence ATGAGTAACATTGATGATAAGAAAAAAGCACTCGCATTGGTGCTTGACAAGCTAGATAAAACATACGGAAAGGGAACAGTAATGACTTTAGGTGATGAATCTATAGACAATACAGTAGAGGTTATTCCTTCCGGATCTTTAGGATTAGATATCGCATTAGGTATAGGAGGATATCCAAAAGGAAGAATCATTGAAATATATGGTCCTGAATCTTCAGGTAAAACAACATTAACCCTTCATGCTATTGCTGAAGCTCAAAAAGCAGGTGGTATTGCGGCATTTATTGATGCTGAGCATGCTTTCGACAGAACTTATGCTGCAAAATTAGGAATCGATTTGGAAAATCTTATCATTTCTCAGCCGGACAATGGTGAGCAGGCATTAGAAATTGCTGATAACCTGATCCGTTCAGGAGCTATTGACATTGTTGTTATTGACTCTGTTGCAGCACTTACTCCAAAAGCGGAGATTGAAGGTGAAATGGGAGATTCTAAAATGGGTCTTCACGCAAGATTAATGTCTCAGGCATTAAGAAAATTAACCGCTACGATTTCAAGAACGAAGTGTACTGTAATCTTCATCAACCAATTAAGAGAAAAAATTGGTGTAATGTTCGGAAACCCTGAAACAACTACCGGTGGTAATGCTCTTAAATTTTACGCTTCTGTAAGAATTGATATCAGAAAAGCAAGTGCGCCAATTAAACAAGGTGACGAAGCGATCGGAAGCCGAGTGAAAGTGAAGATTGTGAAAAATAAAGTAGCTCCACCTTTCAAACAAGCAGAATTCGACATTATGTACGGTGAAGGAGTTTCTAAAGTTGGAGAAATCCTTGATACAGCAGTTGACATGGGAATTGTGAAAAAAAGCGGTTCTTGGTTCAGCTACGAAGAGTCTAAATTAGGCCAGGGACGTGATGCTGTAAAAGATGTTTTAAAAGACAATCCTGAACTTGCCGAGGAATTGGAAAACAAGATCAAAGAAGAGTTGAAAAACAAATAA
- a CDS encoding oxygenase MpaB family protein — protein MIQPRFKDAPHFRNFWENGNGKQLIEFSGAEVSFKDFEQYAPFFYHVDETGDNVVKDVYFTKKFHEASREIEGYIRNGVSEHENVPESVKKLFAQTQKIPEWLDYNLLKSGAELCMRSNLDSLISLRDYCLIGGYDYAYLNKPLIATEALKKGAVKRLSETLDFWVNATRYDALEIHAKGYEFAIKTRLIHSYARLSIKKHYQEWDTENWGEPINSWDMMATYIGFSLVFLHSLQKLGNTFSIEEEQGIFHLWKYVGYLLGIPEQLLPNDKKQATEYFYLWTSIQPPSDKDSVLLAHSLLDESLENPILKFEFQRKNLRYLHICCTWFLLDDEVCKRLQIPEVSNKLLFPKSKILFNRIYDRLVSRDSRIKRGNKDQMKVLKDYLNITKNSNFH, from the coding sequence ATGATACAGCCCCGATTTAAAGATGCTCCGCATTTCAGAAACTTTTGGGAAAACGGTAACGGAAAACAATTAATTGAGTTTTCTGGTGCTGAAGTGAGCTTTAAAGATTTTGAACAATACGCTCCTTTCTTTTATCATGTGGATGAAACCGGAGATAATGTTGTAAAAGATGTTTATTTTACTAAGAAATTCCATGAAGCATCAAGAGAAATTGAAGGGTATATCAGAAACGGAGTGTCTGAACATGAGAATGTTCCAGAAAGTGTAAAAAAGCTTTTCGCCCAAACACAAAAAATTCCGGAGTGGCTGGATTATAATTTGTTGAAAAGTGGAGCTGAGCTTTGCATGCGAAGCAACCTAGATTCTTTAATTTCCTTAAGAGATTATTGCCTGATTGGAGGTTATGATTATGCTTACCTCAACAAACCCCTCATTGCTACAGAAGCTTTAAAAAAAGGAGCTGTGAAGCGCCTTTCGGAAACATTGGATTTTTGGGTAAACGCTACCCGATATGATGCATTGGAGATTCATGCTAAAGGTTATGAATTTGCCATAAAAACCCGTCTGATCCATTCATATGCAAGACTTTCCATTAAAAAACATTATCAAGAATGGGATACTGAAAACTGGGGTGAACCTATCAATTCCTGGGATATGATGGCCACCTATATTGGTTTCAGTTTAGTTTTTCTCCATAGCCTTCAGAAATTAGGAAATACTTTTTCCATTGAAGAAGAACAGGGCATTTTTCACCTGTGGAAATATGTAGGATATCTGCTGGGAATTCCTGAACAGCTTCTTCCCAATGACAAAAAGCAAGCTACGGAGTATTTTTACTTATGGACTTCCATTCAGCCGCCATCAGATAAAGATTCTGTTCTACTGGCTCATTCATTATTGGATGAATCATTAGAAAATCCTATTTTAAAATTTGAATTTCAAAGGAAAAATCTAAGATATCTTCACATCTGCTGTACCTGGTTTCTGCTGGATGATGAAGTTTGCAAAAGACTACAGATTCCTGAAGTTTCTAATAAGCTGTTATTTCCAAAATCAAAAATACTTTTCAATAGAATTTATGATCGTCTTGTAAGCCGGGATTCAAGGATAAAGAGAGGAAATAAAGACCAGATGAAAGTATTGAAAGACTATCTGAATATCACTAAAAATTCAAATTTTCATTAA
- a CDS encoding response regulator transcription factor — MKKKHLTHAKKPHPLIKVWNDYPEILQNNNRILPIPSIEHLIGEVFAPGKFYYYVINFADSTICNHHEDILKIHGLNKYPAHLKEIIDLIHPDDLEFVMEAERMSIEKMKEIDGFDYQQELKTSYCFRMRTSKGNYELFHHQALHTYKDENGRLLQAVNIHTNIEHITHQNSYMVLVTGINGREDFYQMQWQKYHPIPEPLSVIFTKREVEIITYIAKGYSALKISNTLNISEETVRTHRKNIIRKSDCRNSSELVKKAIEWGYL; from the coding sequence ATGAAGAAAAAACATTTGACTCACGCAAAAAAACCGCATCCCCTCATTAAAGTCTGGAATGATTACCCTGAAATTCTCCAGAATAATAACAGAATATTACCTATTCCCTCTATTGAACACCTTATTGGAGAAGTCTTTGCTCCGGGTAAATTCTATTATTATGTCATTAATTTTGCAGACAGTACCATTTGTAATCATCATGAAGATATTTTGAAAATACATGGGCTTAATAAATATCCTGCCCACCTGAAAGAAATCATAGACCTCATCCATCCTGATGACTTAGAATTTGTCATGGAAGCCGAAAGAATGTCCATAGAAAAAATGAAAGAGATTGACGGTTTTGATTACCAGCAGGAACTAAAAACCAGTTATTGTTTCAGAATGAGAACTTCAAAAGGCAACTATGAACTTTTTCACCATCAGGCTTTACATACCTACAAAGATGAAAATGGCAGACTTCTTCAGGCTGTAAATATCCATACCAATATTGAGCATATTACCCATCAGAATTCTTACATGGTCTTAGTCACAGGAATTAACGGACGTGAAGATTTCTATCAGATGCAATGGCAAAAATATCACCCGATCCCTGAACCTCTGTCTGTTATCTTTACCAAAAGAGAAGTTGAGATCATCACCTATATTGCAAAGGGATATTCTGCTTTAAAAATTTCCAATACGCTCAATATTTCAGAAGAAACAGTTCGCACCCATCGAAAAAACATTATCAGAAAATCTGATTGCAGAAACAGTTCGGAACTCGTCAAAAAAGCTATTGAATGGGGATATCTATAA
- the gap gene encoding type I glyceraldehyde-3-phosphate dehydrogenase yields MSTIKVGINGFGRIGRLVFRAMTERDNIEVVGINDLINAEYMAYMLKYDSVHGIFPGEVSVEGNDLVVNGKKIRVTAEKDPSNLKWDEIGADYVVESTGLFLDKESAAKHITAGAKKVILSAPSKDDTPMFVMGVNHKELTDDIKILSNASCTTNCLAPLAKVIHDNFGIVEGLMTTVHATTATQKTVDGPSMKDWRGGRAALNNIIPSSTGAAKAVGKVIPSLNGKLTGMSFRVPTVDVSVVDLTVRIEKAASYEEICAVIKAASEGELKGILGYTEEAVVSQDFVGDKRTSIFDKDAGIMLSPNFVKLVSWYDNEMGYSNKLVDMLVHAASLS; encoded by the coding sequence ATGTCAACAATCAAAGTAGGTATCAACGGTTTTGGTAGAATTGGACGTCTTGTTTTCAGAGCAATGACTGAAAGAGACAACATTGAAGTTGTAGGAATCAATGACCTAATCAATGCAGAATACATGGCTTACATGTTAAAATATGACTCTGTACACGGTATTTTCCCAGGTGAAGTTTCTGTAGAAGGAAATGATCTTGTAGTAAACGGGAAAAAAATCAGAGTAACTGCTGAAAAAGATCCAAGCAACCTAAAGTGGGATGAAATTGGTGCAGATTACGTAGTAGAATCTACTGGTCTATTCCTAGATAAAGAAAGCGCTGCAAAACACATTACTGCTGGTGCTAAGAAAGTAATCCTTTCTGCTCCTTCTAAAGATGATACTCCAATGTTCGTAATGGGTGTAAACCACAAGGAACTTACTGATGATATCAAGATTTTATCAAATGCTTCTTGTACTACAAACTGTTTAGCTCCTTTAGCTAAAGTAATCCACGATAACTTTGGAATCGTAGAAGGTTTAATGACAACTGTACACGCTACAACAGCTACTCAGAAAACTGTTGACGGTCCTTCAATGAAAGACTGGAGAGGTGGTAGAGCTGCTCTAAACAACATTATCCCTTCTTCTACAGGTGCTGCTAAAGCAGTAGGAAAAGTAATTCCTTCATTAAACGGAAAATTAACAGGTATGTCTTTCAGAGTACCAACTGTTGACGTTTCTGTAGTAGATTTAACAGTAAGAATTGAAAAAGCTGCTTCTTATGAAGAAATCTGTGCAGTAATCAAAGCTGCTTCTGAAGGTGAATTGAAAGGTATCCTAGGATATACTGAAGAGGCTGTAGTATCTCAGGACTTCGTAGGAGATAAGAGAACTTCTATCTTCGACAAAGATGCGGGTATCATGCTTTCTCCTAACTTCGTAAAACTTGTTTCTTGGTATGACAACGAAATGGGTTACTCTAACAAGTTAGTTGATATGCTTGTACACGCTGCTTCTTTATCATAA
- the pfkA gene encoding 6-phosphofructokinase, translating to MKESAVKKIAVLTSGGDSPGMNAALRAVVRTANYYNIECYGVREGYNGLISNDFLKMGARSVKNIINQGGTILKSARSTEFRTKEGRQKAYDNCVKLGIDGLVCIGGDGTFTGAKIFSEEFGIRVIGIPGTIDNDIFGTDNTIGYDTALNTAMEAIDKIRDTATSHNRVFFVEVMGRDAGFIALNSGLATGALDILIPEKKDSTDDLFEKFRKAEKTGKASSIVVVAEGEKLANVYDLAEKTKQIFPDYDIRVAVLGHMQRGGSPSCADRVLASRLGYGAVVGLMDGQTNVMAGMRSNDVVYTPIEEAIKKHNEINKDLMLISEILAI from the coding sequence ATGAAAGAGAGTGCTGTAAAAAAGATTGCAGTTCTTACTTCAGGAGGAGACTCTCCAGGTATGAATGCAGCATTAAGAGCGGTAGTAAGAACCGCCAATTACTATAATATTGAATGCTACGGAGTAAGGGAAGGCTACAACGGCCTTATCAGCAATGATTTCCTGAAAATGGGAGCCCGTTCCGTAAAAAATATAATCAACCAAGGTGGAACGATTCTAAAGTCTGCCAGATCTACTGAATTCAGAACCAAAGAAGGCCGTCAAAAGGCTTATGATAACTGTGTAAAGCTGGGTATCGACGGATTGGTATGTATTGGTGGAGATGGAACTTTTACCGGTGCCAAGATCTTCAGTGAAGAATTTGGAATCAGAGTAATCGGTATTCCTGGAACTATCGATAATGATATTTTTGGGACGGATAATACAATCGGTTATGATACGGCCTTGAATACTGCCATGGAAGCAATTGATAAGATCCGAGATACAGCAACTTCCCACAACAGGGTTTTCTTTGTGGAAGTAATGGGTCGTGATGCTGGATTTATTGCTTTAAACAGCGGTTTAGCAACAGGTGCTTTGGATATCCTGATTCCTGAGAAAAAAGACAGCACGGATGATCTTTTTGAAAAATTCAGAAAAGCCGAAAAAACAGGAAAAGCATCAAGCATTGTTGTAGTGGCAGAAGGAGAAAAACTAGCCAATGTTTATGACCTTGCAGAAAAAACAAAACAAATATTCCCTGATTATGATATCCGTGTAGCGGTATTGGGACATATGCAAAGAGGAGGCTCTCCTAGCTGTGCAGACAGAGTGCTTGCCAGCAGATTGGGATATGGTGCAGTAGTAGGATTAATGGATGGACAAACCAATGTAATGGCAGGAATGCGTTCTAACGATGTGGTGTATACACCTATTGAAGAAGCCATTAAAAAACATAACGAAATCAATAAAGATTTAATGTTGATTTCAGAAATTTTAGCAATCTAA
- a CDS encoding DUF4846 domain-containing protein produces the protein MKKIISGLVMTIILLGCTQDKTSSNRNSDEPEILASETSVQINKDKNTARERFSPPKDYQWQEEKPDSFGYFIENFKLKPYGSKIVRYDGSPISTQHLHEAVFDIDTGNKDLQQCADAVIRLRAEYLYKIKKTDDIKFHFTSGHLLTWNDYKNGTRAFVNGNSVSFRKAADFDDSYQGFRNYLDLIFNYAGTISLNKETRPVTKSSDLKTGDILITPGSPGHVVFIAGICKNKEGKKLFLLGEGFTPAQSIHLLSNPFQKNLSPWYDLDINAPETKTARYIFKPTNFRSF, from the coding sequence ATGAAAAAAATTATTTCAGGACTGGTAATGACCATTATTTTATTGGGATGTACTCAAGATAAGACTTCATCAAACCGAAATTCTGATGAACCTGAAATTCTAGCTTCTGAAACTTCAGTGCAAATCAATAAGGATAAAAATACAGCCAGAGAAAGATTTTCTCCGCCCAAAGATTATCAATGGCAGGAAGAAAAACCTGATTCTTTTGGCTATTTCATAGAAAACTTTAAACTGAAACCTTATGGAAGCAAGATTGTAAGATATGATGGATCTCCTATTTCCACCCAGCATCTTCATGAAGCTGTTTTTGATATTGATACCGGAAATAAGGATCTTCAGCAATGTGCCGATGCAGTGATCCGACTGAGAGCTGAATATTTATACAAAATAAAAAAGACAGATGATATTAAGTTTCATTTTACCAGTGGGCATCTTCTCACTTGGAATGATTATAAAAACGGAACAAGAGCTTTTGTGAATGGTAATTCGGTAAGTTTTAGAAAAGCAGCTGATTTTGATGATTCCTATCAGGGTTTCAGAAATTATCTGGACCTCATCTTTAATTATGCAGGAACGATTTCGCTTAATAAGGAAACTCGACCAGTGACAAAAAGCTCAGATTTAAAAACAGGAGACATTCTGATCACCCCGGGAAGCCCGGGACATGTGGTTTTTATTGCTGGAATCTGTAAAAATAAGGAAGGAAAAAAATTATTTTTGTTAGGTGAAGGATTCACTCCTGCTCAATCTATACACCTATTATCCAACCCTTTTCAAAAAAATCTTTCGCCATGGTATGACCTTGATATTAATGCTCCTGAGACCAAAACCGCACGGTATATTTTTAAACCTACAAACTTCAGAAGCTTTTAA
- a CDS encoding IS110 family transposase, with protein MKVLKQVAGIDVSQKELVVTLGCLYEDQTIKFLAYKVFKNTDVGIPLLINWIEKQSVEDQEIHYVMEATGVYHQKFAYYLAENNKKVYIVLPNKISSYLRTLDIKTITDKSCSQAITQFGLERKLNHWKKPDQTYNELQQLTRERDQIVQERNVIKNQLHAETIQASPHLKSIERMQARMNLLNAQEKAIKKDIDTIINTNPVIKQLIERLTTIPGVGVLTAVTVLGETNGFELIRNKSQLSSYAGLDVREKQSGTSVKGKSRISKKGNRMLRKCLFLPALTIVKWDDNFKEVYIRLTSKHGIKMKALVAIQRKILELIYILFKK; from the coding sequence ATGAAAGTATTAAAACAAGTAGCCGGTATAGATGTGTCTCAAAAAGAATTAGTAGTTACTTTAGGTTGTCTATATGAAGATCAAACTATAAAATTTCTAGCTTATAAGGTATTTAAAAACACAGATGTTGGAATCCCATTATTGATTAATTGGATTGAAAAACAAAGTGTTGAAGATCAGGAAATTCACTATGTTATGGAAGCCACAGGGGTTTATCATCAGAAGTTCGCTTATTATCTTGCTGAGAATAATAAAAAGGTCTATATCGTTTTGCCCAATAAAATAAGTAGCTACCTAAGAACTCTTGATATAAAAACGATAACTGATAAAAGTTGTTCTCAGGCTATTACTCAGTTCGGTCTTGAAAGAAAATTAAATCATTGGAAAAAACCTGATCAGACTTATAATGAGCTGCAACAGCTTACCAGAGAGCGCGATCAAATTGTTCAGGAGCGGAATGTGATAAAAAATCAGCTTCATGCAGAAACTATTCAAGCTTCTCCTCATTTAAAAAGTATAGAAAGAATGCAAGCTCGTATGAATTTGCTCAATGCTCAAGAAAAAGCAATAAAGAAAGATATCGATACTATTATCAATACTAATCCTGTGATAAAACAATTGATAGAACGACTTACAACAATACCGGGAGTTGGTGTTTTAACTGCGGTTACTGTTTTGGGAGAGACCAATGGCTTTGAACTGATTAGAAACAAGTCTCAATTATCAAGTTATGCAGGGTTAGATGTTAGAGAAAAACAATCTGGAACGTCGGTAAAAGGTAAATCACGGATATCAAAAAAAGGAAATAGAATGTTAAGGAAATGTTTGTTTTTGCCGGCTTTAACAATTGTGAAGTGGGATGATAACTTCAAAGAAGTTTATATAAGACTCACTTCAAAACATGGAATAAAAATGAAGGCTTTAGTAGCAATCCAAAGAAAAATATTAGAATTGATCTATATTCTTTTTAAAAAATGA
- a CDS encoding winged helix-turn-helix transcriptional regulator, with protein sequence MEIKGRAEENKICPLEVAVNTISGKWKIPIVWQINEGKKRPSEFLRGIAKVDRRVLNQQLTEMVEDGILTKQSFNELPPRVEYTLTELGEKLVAILWQLNDWGKLLIPEMENTEV encoded by the coding sequence ATGGAAATAAAGGGAAGAGCTGAAGAAAATAAAATTTGTCCATTAGAAGTTGCCGTCAATACGATCAGTGGAAAATGGAAAATTCCTATCGTTTGGCAAATCAATGAAGGAAAGAAACGTCCCAGTGAATTTTTACGGGGAATTGCAAAAGTAGACCGCAGGGTTCTTAATCAGCAGCTCACGGAAATGGTAGAGGATGGTATTCTGACGAAGCAATCTTTTAATGAGCTTCCTCCCAGGGTTGAATATACATTAACTGAGCTTGGGGAAAAGTTGGTTGCTATTTTATGGCAGTTGAATGATTGGGGAAAGCTCTTGATTCCTGAAATGGAGAATACGGAAGTTTAA
- a CDS encoding peroxiredoxin-like family protein: MNTLAKQIEHLNQELSSQLPQEILETFGKSIEDLKTRKLEENSIQIGNQMPEFSLPNALGKIINSEDILKDGKMILAFYRGSWCPYCNLELKFLQDHLSRIKNKGAALVAVSPQSPDHSLSMAEKNNIEFEVLTDADNNLAKKLGITFQLQDFVIPYYKSLGINLFDFNKNNDNVLPVPAVFIVDENRMVTYKFLDVNYMNRVDMEELIQAL; this comes from the coding sequence ATGAATACACTGGCTAAACAGATTGAACATTTGAATCAGGAATTATCTTCTCAGCTTCCACAGGAAATATTAGAAACTTTTGGAAAGTCTATTGAGGACTTGAAGACCAGAAAACTTGAAGAAAATAGCATTCAGATAGGAAATCAAATGCCGGAGTTTTCATTACCCAATGCTTTGGGAAAAATTATCAATTCTGAAGACATTCTAAAAGATGGGAAAATGATTTTAGCCTTTTACAGAGGAAGCTGGTGTCCTTACTGTAATCTGGAGTTAAAATTTTTGCAAGACCATCTTTCCAGAATAAAAAATAAAGGAGCCGCTTTAGTTGCTGTTTCTCCACAAAGTCCGGATCATTCCCTGAGCATGGCAGAAAAAAATAATATTGAGTTTGAAGTGTTGACAGATGCTGATAATAATTTGGCTAAAAAATTAGGGATCACTTTTCAGTTACAGGACTTCGTAATTCCTTACTATAAAAGTCTTGGAATTAATCTTTTTGATTTCAATAAAAACAATGATAATGTTTTACCGGTTCCGGCTGTTTTTATTGTGGATGAAAATAGAATGGTGACGTATAAATTTTTAGATGTAAATTACATGAATCGAGTTGATATGGAAGAATTAATACAAGCATTATGA
- a CDS encoding DNA alkylation repair protein yields MTEKRKGARSIKDIPADILIQLNNGEIETVNLTEWLAVNQRLLLENLLKQNNRLEYLQPILNRVDQLKKQTVNTVNEVIGLGILDLTLKNKDEDFLSKLSTHPADLVRCWAAYTIGRNNAFRTEEKLKKIQDFAADTHFGVREICWMTVRPDISKNLKQSLSILSVWTKHENENIRRFASESTRPRGVWCEHIDALKQNPGLGLEILEPLKSDPSRYVQDSVGNWLNDASKSQPEFVVEICDEWLRESNTKETQYIVKKALRTIRK; encoded by the coding sequence ATGACAGAAAAAAGAAAAGGGGCCCGTTCTATAAAAGATATTCCTGCGGATATTTTAATCCAATTGAATAATGGAGAAATTGAAACAGTAAATCTTACGGAATGGCTGGCTGTTAATCAAAGGTTGTTGCTGGAAAACCTGTTAAAACAGAACAATCGGTTAGAATATTTGCAACCCATTCTGAATAGAGTAGACCAATTGAAAAAACAAACTGTCAATACGGTCAATGAAGTAATTGGTCTGGGTATTCTTGATCTTACGCTTAAAAATAAGGATGAAGATTTTCTTTCAAAGTTATCCACACATCCCGCAGATCTGGTTCGTTGCTGGGCTGCTTATACCATTGGGCGGAATAATGCTTTTAGAACAGAAGAAAAATTAAAAAAGATTCAGGATTTTGCTGCAGACACGCATTTTGGGGTACGAGAAATATGCTGGATGACAGTACGTCCGGATATTTCCAAAAACCTTAAACAATCATTATCTATTTTATCAGTATGGACAAAACATGAAAATGAAAATATCAGACGCTTTGCCAGCGAATCCACAAGGCCAAGAGGGGTGTGGTGTGAGCATATTGATGCATTAAAACAAAATCCAGGATTGGGACTAGAAATTTTAGAACCATTAAAATCAGATCCATCAAGATATGTACAGGATAGTGTAGGCAATTGGCTGAATGATGCCAGTAAATCCCAACCAGAATTTGTAGTAGAAATTTGTGATGAATGGCTTAGGGAGAGTAATACCAAAGAAACTCAATATATTGTCAAAAAAGCCTTGCGTACTATCCGTAAATAA
- a CDS encoding TIGR03915 family putative DNA repair protein, protein MNTILYDGSFDGLFTAIFEVFEYRFKDVEIVNRERFHQENIFAEIHEVITQTDKSERVFKKLEQNLGKQGIHKLLKVFLSEDPELEKVILSAVRQSIKNPEKNILENYADTDVMKISKICKSVDRESHRMTAFVRFEKMQDGIFFSKIDPDFNVLPLIRKHFSDRYQDQKWMIYDLRRNYGIVYDLETADFFYPDEKLDIKNYQEKFHDEEKNYQTLWQRYFTKTNIVERKNLKLHVQHVPKRYWKYLTEKW, encoded by the coding sequence ATGAACACAATACTTTACGACGGCAGTTTTGATGGTCTTTTCACAGCGATATTTGAAGTATTTGAATACCGTTTTAAAGATGTTGAAATTGTTAACAGAGAAAGATTTCATCAGGAAAATATTTTTGCTGAGATCCATGAGGTTATTACCCAAACGGATAAATCTGAGCGGGTTTTCAAAAAATTAGAACAAAATCTTGGTAAGCAGGGTATTCATAAACTTTTAAAAGTTTTCTTATCTGAAGATCCCGAATTGGAGAAGGTAATATTATCAGCAGTAAGGCAATCTATAAAGAATCCTGAAAAAAATATTCTGGAAAACTACGCAGATACTGACGTTATGAAAATCTCCAAAATCTGTAAATCGGTTGACAGAGAAAGCCATCGCATGACAGCATTTGTACGTTTCGAGAAGATGCAGGATGGGATTTTCTTTTCAAAAATAGATCCTGATTTCAATGTTCTTCCTTTAATCAGGAAACATTTTAGTGACCGCTATCAGGATCAGAAATGGATGATCTATGACTTGAGAAGAAATTATGGAATTGTTTATGACCTGGAAACCGCTGATTTCTTTTATCCTGATGAAAAACTGGATATCAAGAATTATCAGGAGAAGTTTCATGATGAAGAAAAGAACTATCAAACACTTTGGCAACGGTATTTTACTAAGACTAATATTGTTGAAAGGAAAAACCTGAAACTCCATGTACAACATGTTCCTAAAAGGTATTGGAAGTATCTGACCGAAAAATGGTGA
- a CDS encoding helix-turn-helix transcriptional regulator, with product MNSMIIKPKNEILKKYIQYFLFFKKTDQELLNYTTFPNTNLCLAIYKHNQVSYTNEGETNLCEITDGNTFISRLYGFHKAPFNVNIHCALDQICIVFQPSALRAFTDESYENLMLSDTVFDDIFSFERNFLDKIFDMADFAKRADALEILLCENLKDNIPCKIKEALLIVNNNEFLSIDELSKNLKMSEPTLFRLFKNNVGQNPKSYLKTLRFRNVLNDILKPKNSLTGIAYQNQYYDQSHFIKDFKNLTGFAPNKIAGKISVTQKDLTWIYQKIKNE from the coding sequence ATGAACTCAATGATCATAAAACCTAAAAATGAGATTCTGAAAAAATATATTCAGTATTTCCTGTTCTTTAAAAAAACGGATCAGGAACTTTTAAATTATACTACTTTTCCCAATACTAATCTCTGTCTTGCAATTTATAAACACAATCAGGTTTCCTATACGAATGAAGGCGAAACTAACCTTTGTGAAATTACCGATGGTAATACTTTTATAAGCCGGTTATATGGATTTCATAAAGCTCCTTTTAATGTTAATATCCATTGTGCCCTGGATCAGATATGCATTGTTTTTCAACCTTCGGCTCTAAGGGCTTTTACTGATGAGTCTTATGAAAACCTCATGCTTTCCGATACTGTTTTTGATGATATATTCTCTTTTGAAAGAAATTTCCTTGATAAAATCTTTGATATGGCTGATTTTGCAAAAAGAGCTGATGCGCTGGAAATTTTGCTTTGTGAAAATTTAAAAGATAATATCCCCTGCAAAATAAAAGAAGCATTACTCATTGTTAATAATAATGAATTTCTAAGTATTGATGAACTTTCTAAAAATCTAAAAATGAGTGAACCTACATTATTTCGTTTATTTAAAAATAATGTAGGGCAGAATCCTAAATCTTACCTAAAAACACTTCGGTTCAGGAACGTATTAAATGATATTCTGAAACCAAAAAATTCTCTTACAGGAATTGCATATCAAAATCAATATTATGATCAGTCTCATTTTATTAAAGATTTTAAGAACCTTACAGGATTTGCGCCCAATAAAATAGCAGGAAAAATATCAGTGACCCAAAAAGATTTAACATGGATTTATCAAAAAATAAAAAATGAATGA